Proteins from a single region of Apium graveolens cultivar Ventura chromosome 7, ASM990537v1, whole genome shotgun sequence:
- the LOC141670470 gene encoding uncharacterized protein LOC141670470: MNKFLVVDEVDDASEVLRLREEAWLLRAEKLKLEKKYQKLTKDNNASADIIFSLLTEKSELMNECGSLNIKIGDLENEIRGLQAALSASKDEIVEKEGCWVADKAEPITKLDGMADQLAHHEAEAEAEAEALSSFEEGYNECVKRFAGIGMAIALNVTLPSCRTNLEPRKLFPPIKVTRLSLIWNGVCLDKLWYFNAFVFFVF; the protein is encoded by the coding sequence ATGAATAAGTTTCTGGTGGTGGATGAGGTGGATGATGCTAGTGAGGTCCTTAGGCTTCGTGAGGAGGCTTGGTTATTGAGGGCCGAGAAGTTGAAGTTGGAGAAGAAATATCAGAAGTTGACTAAAGATAACAATGCTTCTGCTGATATAATTTTCTCTCTTTTAACTGAGAAGTCTGAGTTGATGAACGAGTGTGGTTCGTTGAATATTAAGATCGGAGACTTGGAAAATGAGATTCGTGGATTGCAAGCAGCTTTGAGTGCTTCGAAAGATGAGATTGTTGAGAAGGAGGGTTGTTGGGTTGCTGACAAGGCGGAACCTATCACCAAACTGGATGGAATGGCGGATCAGTTGGCTCATCATGAGGCTGAGGCTGAGGCTGAGGCTGAGGCTCTTAGCTCGTTTGAAGAAGGTTATAATGAGTGTGTTAAGCGCTTTGCTGGAATTGGAATGGCCATAGCTTTGAATGTTACGTTGCCGAGTTGCAGGACAAATCTGGAGCCGAGAAAGCTGTTTCCACCAATCAAAGTGACGAGGCTTAGTTTAATTTGGAATGGGGTATGCCTCGATAAGCTTTGGTATTTTAATGCTTTCGTGTTCTTCGTATTTTGA